In Lewinellaceae bacterium, a single window of DNA contains:
- a CDS encoding GatB/YqeY domain-containing protein yields the protein MSLEERINQDLKAAMKAKDQAALRGIRAVKAAILLEKTSGASHDITEEMELKILQKLVKQRKDSLDIYEKQNREDLAQTEREEIEVIKRYLPKQLSREELKAEVKKVIDELGASSMKDMGMVMGTASKKLAGKADGKTMSGIVRELLNA from the coding sequence ATGAGTTTAGAAGAACGCATCAACCAAGACCTCAAAGCAGCCATGAAGGCAAAAGACCAGGCTGCGCTGCGAGGCATCCGGGCAGTCAAGGCAGCCATCCTGTTGGAAAAGACCAGCGGCGCCTCTCACGACATTACGGAGGAGATGGAGTTAAAGATTCTGCAAAAACTGGTCAAACAACGCAAAGACTCCCTGGATATTTACGAAAAGCAAAATCGCGAAGATTTGGCCCAAACCGAGCGCGAGGAGATCGAGGTCATCAAACGGTACCTTCCCAAACAATTGAGCCGGGAAGAGCTGAAAGCAGAGGTCAAAAAAGTGATCGATGAACTCGGCGCCAGCTCCATGAAAGACATGGGAATGGTGATGGGCACTGCTTCCAAAAAACTCGCCGGAAAAGCGGATGGCAAAACCATGTCGGGCATCGTTCGGGAGCTTTTGAATGCGTGA
- a CDS encoding transposase, with translation MNLPLIQLPILVSEYGPYFESLFTAGEYGQFQRYLGGLLTSDNKTVEGINRLFIQHPQCQSSLNRFVTEGSYDIQEVNQKRLAWLQDCPSTRFKKGPPARRGVLVIDDTLLEHAGRHFEHIARLYDHSKERYVWAHNLITLHYSDDGVDYPLYFQLWKPPQVGLLEQALEANEVRIRPKERLLKGTAPSKWRAHLMRLANKNQDKEAVRQVFRSKLSIAQELLLALCHAYPDTDMPVVFDSWYTAPWFCRWLGRELGKAYVGTLKPDEEVFREANQFCRLDGFAEQLKAQHRAKPQDKVFVPTSINYKGKQETYYTYTHMHSIRSFGRHRLVINYRKADLSDKPAFFICNRPKWDAGAITRIRRHRWPVEVYHEEGKAEGLDKYQVRGFEAIYKHIAFTALAYSMLQRARFDASLVAKLQTELDHEIQGSLAFWRRAMQAHALMAILAWVSQAVLRGQNYSPLWEAMVKAIAYPG, from the coding sequence ATGAACCTCCCCTTAATCCAACTCCCGATCTTGGTTAGCGAATATGGGCCTTACTTTGAAAGCTTGTTCACCGCTGGGGAATATGGCCAGTTCCAACGCTATTTAGGCGGCTTGCTCACCAGCGACAACAAGACGGTTGAAGGCATTAACCGTTTGTTTATCCAACACCCCCAATGCCAAAGCAGCTTGAACCGTTTTGTGACGGAGGGCAGCTATGACATCCAGGAAGTGAACCAGAAACGGTTAGCGTGGCTGCAGGACTGCCCCTCGACGCGTTTTAAAAAAGGGCCTCCTGCCCGCCGCGGCGTACTGGTTATAGACGATACGCTGCTGGAACACGCAGGCAGGCATTTTGAGCACATCGCCCGTTTGTACGACCACTCCAAAGAGCGCTACGTGTGGGCCCATAACCTGATAACCCTCCACTACTCGGACGACGGGGTGGACTACCCGTTGTATTTCCAGTTATGGAAGCCGCCCCAGGTTGGCTTGCTGGAACAAGCCTTGGAAGCAAACGAGGTGCGAATCCGGCCCAAAGAGCGCTTGCTCAAGGGCACAGCGCCCAGCAAATGGCGGGCACATTTAATGCGCCTGGCTAACAAGAACCAGGATAAAGAAGCCGTGCGCCAGGTTTTTCGCAGCAAGCTGAGTATTGCCCAGGAATTGCTCCTGGCTTTATGCCATGCCTACCCAGATACAGATATGCCCGTGGTTTTTGATTCCTGGTACACCGCTCCGTGGTTTTGCCGCTGGCTGGGCCGCGAGTTGGGCAAAGCTTACGTCGGCACTTTGAAGCCAGACGAGGAGGTGTTCCGGGAGGCGAACCAATTTTGCCGCCTGGACGGTTTTGCCGAACAACTCAAAGCCCAGCACCGGGCTAAACCCCAGGATAAAGTGTTTGTGCCCACGTCCATTAACTATAAGGGCAAACAGGAAACTTATTACACCTATACCCACATGCACAGCATACGCTCCTTCGGGCGCCACCGCCTGGTGATCAATTACCGCAAGGCGGATTTGTCCGACAAGCCGGCTTTCTTCATTTGCAACCGCCCTAAATGGGACGCCGGCGCCATTACCCGTATCCGCCGCCACCGCTGGCCGGTTGAAGTGTACCACGAGGAAGGCAAAGCAGAGGGCCTGGACAAGTATCAAGTCCGCGGCTTTGAGGCTATATATAAACATATCGCCTTTACCGCGCTGGCTTATTCGATGCTGCAACGGGCTCGCTTCGATGCCAGCTTGGTGGCTAAGCTCCAAACTGAACTGGATCATGAAATCCAGGGATCTCTGGCCTTTTGGCGGCGCGCCATGCAAGCCCATGCTCTTATGGCTATCTTGGCGTGGGTGAGCCAGGCTGTCCTGCGAGGGCAAAATTATTCCCCGCTGTGGGAAGCTATGGTTAAAGCCATTGCCTATCCAGGTTAA